AAACTGGTTTTCCATCAGCTTTATCGCCACCACCCGTTCGTTGGGGGCGATACCGCCACGAATGGCAATATCCGCCTCATCGTGCCCTAAAGTGGACAATTCATCGCTGAGATTGACATCCAAAGTGATTTTAGGATACAGCTCGCTGAACTCATCCAGCAAAGGCAATAAAATACGCTCGCCAAACCCCACCATAGCGCTGATCCGCAGCTGTCCCATAGGTGTTGCCTGATAGCTACGTACGGCTTCATCACTTTGTTCCAGCTGATGCAGAATATCCTGAATGCTGTTGAAATAAATCCGGCCGATTTCCGTGAGTTTAACCTGGCGGGTAGAGCGGATAAGCAGACTCGCTCCCAGGCTGGCTTCCAGATCCGCCACCCTTCTTGATAAGGATGAAGCCGGCACGCCAAAACTCTTTGCCGCCTGGGTAAAACTGCCGCTTTCCACCACCTTTGAAAAGTACCTTAACGCCCTGAGCTGATCCACGGTTTTGTTTTTCCCTTATTACTTGCCTGTTAACGGTATTCGCTCACTGAAACGGCATCATGAATTATTATTGCTTTTTTAGCAATTAAGCTTA
This genomic window from Thalassomonas viridans contains:
- a CDS encoding LysR family transcriptional regulator, producing MDQLRALRYFSKVVESGSFTQAAKSFGVPASSLSRRVADLEASLGASLLIRSTRQVKLTEIGRIYFNSIQDILHQLEQSDEAVRSYQATPMGQLRISAMVGFGERILLPLLDEFSELYPKITLDVNLSDELSTLGHDEADIAIRGGIAPNERVVAIKLMENQFIPVASPGYLQQWGEPKTAAELLNHKGLYFNTPRGPTPWLAQIDGQWQNVSAPAVLLSNKGVWLLEKALQGRGILMLPRWVVAPYIATGQLRQLFIKPTLSVTTNKNFAVYLLYQKQEIIVPKVKVAVDFIRDRVQQLYI